In a genomic window of Bicyclus anynana chromosome 5, ilBicAnyn1.1, whole genome shotgun sequence:
- the LOC112053864 gene encoding uncharacterized protein LOC112053864, which yields MEPGPIIKQRTPSRCREWERQRRIKFNDAISKLGEIVKSINKANNDEEADNVQYPKIEIVQKAIICLTNCLQEKTRLKADILALEVKLEAIEKQKSNMKDVSIQVTLGISKKSQSAKCVKYIMQQNPKPERKIKIVNKCPPKLPKLLPITNIKKENTIVMLPATPYIFPHRPVLFPQAPTIVLVDTNLQQLNKPTTIPIINRNNNDITKTTTVNVLPISAYSHPLSAKMKKNNARSRNNTTRKNVKKGKLLGSVDKKEEHKKDIEAITSKESNKNDDKTSNDKKATTSDATIETSKENLAVDKPKDSEIEKLTTDHTLTATNKINAIPANNDSDTNTENSVTESSKCSETIISKTSTDKNAALPSYTTATEKPENSVIIQEASTNSTKIPPDKDVTENEYKNKESKMQTIMDSSICENVVDGGNARLELAEELLAASPTAAFLMSFPLVSGNRADSPAEEVPTTTTTSSTNNKESNRRNETPSQQISYFDKSNTDVKHKTSSKSDIATTTTSSNTAALKPAEQQKYENTKSTTAKPTQAPTTITTENPFLNLPLPSIIPSSCTLTDSTFGLDFDCNVTKTVTSQTTTYTTSNNIFYKSDPFNTVKSTIYSTSSISSGHEFNSLGLYPCAMENYSSKNKSDYSNVEDNLMKMNSSRLTYDIDLGWSHKGLDFVNCTTGANTFHKDNILTTAATTFSTAYNPFNPDFHVPLVSNSNKKNLVTTTKPSTFPEPITSFYSQNTNLWPEDVSSIYTNSNVSRNFIQKQQNYFSPENLHPNMNVKTSITKYDNKSMSENTPNTVKPTSVIDHHIVEKYTKKSPNKMHINWMTSEVRPLQNICNQNQSNIKEPVKIPYSQIDQVTKKAANNDSSYFPINMHNFPTQANHEELQVWPTARPAGTTEISIEPPPINLPTLVGDLALGPHDKKKAEIGSRTLPHTDLQSCGNFLSVTQLMNRSSDNMPSRSHGPINETHKSMSSKHNVNESNRKPMLTRLETHPQICYGFNDSKHANPYDNVTQFSQTKCKSNNKPDKNSKAQKNNYSAEALIRGGTTCNQKLQDNNNTKFMGAPQKYNDFNVAHDSGVAQISHFPSIIDYSDNNYTGQQFSGTTLYNSTTNTISNSFYTNFMPGSSNLMAGNYAGGSFSSDFVDYNQVECNYTNQKFNEIKMKNNANTFQQDKEPSNYKSSRRDSAAKHKLECSKKESSKKYQSKRPKVPNEMEEWNDNPLLWQNKAQTKRHQNLMTEELTFSNYVGNQMPTQYQPDFFNSHLMQPSIQNVGTSADRSLSSLPVASRANFNLSALFPEITMKVQ from the exons ATGGAACCAGGCCCTATAATTAAACAACGTACGCCAAG CCGATGCAGAGAATGGGAGCGTCAACGGCGTATAAAATTTAATGACGCCATATCAAAACTTGGAGAAATTGTAAAATCTATAAACAAGGCCAACAATGATGAAGAGGCAGATAATGTGCAATATCCAAAAATTGAAATAGTACAAAAAGCTATAATATGTCTAACAAACTGTTTACAAGAGAAGACCCGGCTAA AAGCAGATATACTAGCCTTAGAAGTAAAATTAGAAGCCATAGAGAAACAAAAAAGTAACATGAAGGATGTTTCAATACAAGTTACTCTTGGTATTAGTAAGAAATCTCAAA GTGCaaaatgtgtaaaatatattatgcagCAAAATCCAAAACcagaaagaaaaattaaaatagttaataaatgtCCACCAAAGTTGCCAAAGCTATTGCCAATAACAAATATCAAAAAAG aaaatactATAGTTATGTTACCAGCTACACCCTACATATTCCCACATAGACCTGTTTTGTTCCCTCAAGCTCCAACAATTGTCCTGGTTGATACAAATCTTCAACAACTTAACAAACCAACAACTATTCCTAttattaatagaaataataatgatatcacAAAAACAACAACAGTCAATGTACTACCAATCTCTGCATACTCTCATCCTTTGTCAGCtaaaatgaagaaaaataatGCTAGATCTAGGAATAATACAACTCGAAAGAATGTGAAAAAGGGTAAATTGTTAGGGTCAGTTGATAAAAAAGAGGAACATAAAAAAGATATTGAAGCAATAACAAGTAAAGAATCAAATAAAAATGATGATAAGACTTCTAATGATAAGAAAGCAACCACATCTGACGCAACTATTGAAACAAGCAAAGAAAATTTAGCCGTCGACAAACCAAAAGATTCAGAGATTGAGAAATTAACTACTGATCATACACTTACtgctacaaataaaattaatgctaTACCTGCAAATAATGATTCTGACACAAATACTGAAAACAGTGTCACAGAATCATCGAAATGCTCAGAAACTATAATTAGTAAAACAAGTACAGATAAAAACGCAGCATTACCGAGTTACACTACTGCAACTGAAAAACCTGAAAACTCTGTTATAATTCAAGAAGCTAGTACCAATAGTACTAAAATTCCACCTGACAAAGATGTTACAGaaaatgaatacaaaaataaagaaagcaaGATGCAAACTATTATGGATTCTTCAATTTGCGAAAATGTTGTGGATGGTGGTAATGCACGTTTGGAATTAGCAGAAGAGCTCTTAGCGGCTTCACCAACTGCAGCATTCCTGATGTCATTTCCTTTAGTTAGTGGGAATAGAGCTGACAGTCCCGCTGAAGAGGttcctactactactactactagtagtaCTAACAATAAAGAAAGTAATCGTCGAAATGAGACACCTTCACAACAAATCtcttattttgataaatctaacACTGatgtaaaacataaaacatcGAGCAAATCTGACATTGCTACCACTACTACTTCTTCCAATACTGCTGCCCTTAAACCTGCTGAACagcaaaaatatgaaaatactaAATCAACAACCGCAAAACCAACTCAAGCACCTACTACAATAACTACCGAAAATCCCTTTTTGAATTTGCCTTTACCTTCAATAATACCATCAAGTTGTACATTAACTGACTCAACATTTGGTTTAGACTTTGACTGTAATGTTACTAAAACTGTCACAAGTCAAACAACAACTTATACaactagtaataatattttctacaaaaGTGATCCTTTTAACACAGTTAAAAGTACCATATATAGCACTAGTAGTATTTCTTCTGGTCATGAGTTTAATAGTTTAGGATTATATCCTTGTGCAATGGAAAATTACTCTAGTAAAAACAAATCTGATTATTCAAATGTTGAAGACAATCTTATGAAAATGAACTCGTCAAGATTAACTTATGATATTGATTTAGGTTGGTCTCACAAAGGTTTAGATTTCGTTAACTGCACAACTGGTGCTAACACATTTCACAAAGATAATATTTTGACAACCGCCGCTACCACATTTTCTACAGCATATAATCCATTTAATCCAGATTTCCATGTGCCTTTAGtgtcaaattcaaataaaaaaaatttggtaaCAACAACAAAACCTAGTACTTTTCCTGAACCAATAACGAGCTTTTATTCTCAAAATACTAATTTGTGGCCAGAAGATGTTTCCTCTATATACACAAATAGTAATGTATCTAGAAATTTTATTCAGAAACAACAAAACTATTTCTCTCCTGAAAATTTACATCCAAATATGAATGTGAAGACTAGCATAACAAAATATGATAACAAAAGTATGTCGGAAAATACTCCTAACACTGTTAAACCTACATCAGTTATAGATCAtcatattgttgaaaaatatacaaaaaaatctccaaataaaatgcatataaattGGATGACATCGGAAGTTAGACCTCTGCAAAATATCTGCAATCAAAATCAAAGCAACATAAAAGAGCCAGTTAAAATCCCTTATTCTCAAATTGACCAAGTTACTAAGAAAGCAGCCAATAATGACAGCAGCTATTTTCCTATCAATATGCATAATTTTCCTACTCAGGCTAACCATGAAGAACTTCAGGTCTGGCCTACTGCTCGACCTGCTGGAACTACAGAGATTAGTATAGAACCACCTCCTATAAACTTGCCTACTTTGGTTGGAGACCTAGCTTTAGGCCCACATGACAAAAAGAAAGCTGAAATTGGAAGTAGGACTTTACCACATACTGACTTACAAAgctgtggaaatttcctctctGTTACTCAGTTGATGAATCGTTCAAGCGATAATATGCCTTCTCGGTCTCATGGACCTATTAATGAAACTCATAAATCCATGTCTTCAAAACATAATGTAAATGAATCCAATAGGAAACCGATGCTCACGCGTTTAGAAACTCACCCACAAATCTGTTATGGCTTTAATGACTCGAAACATGCCAATCCCTACGATAATGTCACGCAATTTTCACAAACAAAGTGCAAATCTAATAATAAACCGGATAAAAATTCCAAAGcacaaaaaaacaattactcAGCAGAGGCACTAATACGTGGTGGTACAACGTGCAATCAAAAATTACAAGACAACAATAATACAAAGTTTATGGGCGCTCCACAGAAATATAATGATTTCAATGTCGCACACGACAGTGGGGTAGCTCAGATATCACATTTCCCTTCAATAATTGACTATtcagataataattatacgGGTCAACAATTTTCAGGCACCACTTTATACAATTCCACTACTAACACAATATCAAAttcattttatacaaattttatGCCTGGCAGTAGTAATTTGATGGCAGGCAATTATGCGGGTGGTTCTTTTTCGAGCGATTTTGTTGATTATAACCAAGTAGAATGTAACTACACAAACCAGAAGTTTaacgaaataaaaatgaaaaacaacGCGAATACATTTCAACAAGATAAGGAACCATCTAATTACAAGAGTTCGAGAAGAGATTCTGCTGCAAAACATAAATTGGAATGTTCCAAAAAAGAATCTAGTAAGAAGTACCAAAGCAAAAGACCTAAAGTACCAAATGAAATGGAAGAGTGGAACGATAATCCTTTGCTTTGGCAAAATAAAGCTCAAACCAAAAGACACCAAAACTTGATGACCGAAGAGTTAACATTCTCAAATTATGTTGGAAATCAAATGCCTACACAGTATCAACCTGATTTTTTCAATAGTCATTTAATGCAACCAAGTATACAAAATGTAGGCACAAGTGCTGATCGATCGTTATCAAGCTTGCCAGTAGCTTCACGGGCTAACTTTAACCTCAGCGCTTTGTTTCCGGAAATAACAATG aAGGTGCAATGA
- the LOC112053866 gene encoding syntenin-1 yields the protein MSLYPSLEDMKVDTMIRAQMAQHQAPPPYNSSYPSIAGPAATAPAATSAAAAARHMYPALGDYMGLELSQDVIALNMPEYQIQTVQPSGAVSMIAPISSQSPSLLKATVTNGIRQIILCKDRDGKCGLRLHSVNNGVFVCYVAAGSPAALAGLRFGDQILEINNVTMAGMTMDQCHAILKKAPTNGISMAVRDRPFERTVTLHKDSLGHVGFQFKDGNICGLVKDSSAARNGLLTDHQILEINTINVVGMKDKEISKVIDGSPSVVNITIIPQYIYKHMISKMSSSLFKELDRTPAV from the exons ATGTCGCTGTATCCCTCGCTGGAAGACATGAAGGTGGACACCATGATCCGAGCTCAAATGGCTCAACACCAAGCACCACCTCCGTACAACTCGTCTTACCCGTCAATAGCTGGTCCAGCTGCAACCGCGCCCGCAGCTACCAGCGCTGCTGCCGCTGCTAGACATATGTACCCTGCGCTCGGAGACTATATGGGGTTGGAGCTATCACAGGATGTTATTGCTCTCAATATGCCAGAATATCAGATACAAACC GTACAACCTTCTGGTGCAGTTAGTATGATAGCACCCATCTCTTCTCAGTCCCCAAGTCTACTAAAAGCAACTGTCACCAATGGGATCAGGCAAATCATACTTTGCAAAGATAGGGATGGAAAGTGTGGTCTGAGGCTTCACTCAGTCAATAATGGAGTGTTTGTGTGCTATGTTGCGGCGGGAAGCCCTGCAGCATTGGCTGGACTGAGATTTGGAGACCAAATCTTGGAGATCAACAATGTTACAATGGCTGGAATGACCATGGACCAGTGCCATGCAATCTTGAAGAAAGCGCCTACTAATGGAATCTCTATGGCTGTTCGTGATAG GCCTTTCGAGAGGACTGTTACTCTGCACAAAGACTCCCTTGGACATGTTGGATTCCAATTCAAAGATGGCAACATTTGTGGATTGGTAAAAGATTCATCTGCAGCAAGGAATGGTTTGCTGACCGACCATCAAATACTGGAAATAAACACAATCAATGTAGTGGGCATGAAAGATAAGGAGATATCGAAGGTGATTGATGGCAGCCCATCTGTCGTAAACATAACCATTATTCCACaatatatttacaaacataTGATAAGCAA gaTGTCGAGCTCACTGTTCAAAGAACTGGACCGCACACCTGCTGTGTAA